The sequence below is a genomic window from Lodderomyces elongisporus chromosome 2, complete sequence.
CAAAACAGGAAAGTGCAATTCTGTGTTTTATGTGTTTTatgtattttctttctttgtttgtttgtttgcatTTTTTGTGTGCTTATTTGTTGTAATTGCTGTCTTCTTGACTCcattatttcttttaacCGCTTTATAATATTCTAGATTGATGATTCTATAAAGCTATCTACTCAGAACTACGTGCGATGTAGTCCATTTATATACTCTACATCAACGGGACTTTCTTCATAGACTTAGGTTGCTATTGCATAGCAACCTAGGTAGCGCCTATTGTCTCTACCATGTGATCGGATATATATGAATCCTCAACACCCTCTCTTAGATGCGATTCTCATGGTTACCATTTTCACAAAgatcttttaatttttcaaattgagGTTTTGGTAAACTCTTCGTAAGCATATCAGCAATTTGTCTTTCAGTTTGAATATATTCCACTTTGATGTTTCCTGATATGATATGATCTCTGATGAATAGTAACTTGACATCTATATGTTTAGTTTGATGATGTTTGTATGGATGTTTGGCTAATGAAATAGCTGTGGTGTTATCTTCATAGATTATAGTTTCTTTAACTTGGATACCAAATTCTTTTAAAAGATTATTTAACCATAGTGCTTCTTTTGCACCTTCACAGAGACTCATAAATTCAGCTTCACCTGTATGTGTAGCTACTGTAGGTTGTTTCTTGGATCTCCACGTGATAATACACCCAGCATATTTAAATATAAATCCAGTCACTGATCTTCGAGTCATTTTATCATTGGCATAGTCAGCATCTGTGTATCCATAAATATTATGGTCAATTAGGCTTTTATAATTGAGACCAAAATCTTTTGTTCCCTTCAAGTATCTAAGTACTCGCTTAGCTGCATTCCAATGcatttcttttggttcttgAAGATAACGTGACAAGACTCCGACAATATATGATATATCATATCTTACGGTGTTGGCGGCAAATAACAATTTTCCTACGAGACTTCTGTACTGAGTACCATCTTCAAATCTCTTCTGTGTGTCATTGATGTTGCTAAGATCTTGACTAGTCACTGTAGGAGTTATTTCTGCTTTGCAGTCTTCCATGCCAAATTCTTTCAACATCTTATCGATATAGTCTTGAAGTGTAATTTTAATAGTATGTTCTTTTGTCTGATGTATGTTTAAGCCTAAAAACTTATCAACTCTTCCAAGATCCTTCATCTTGAAAGCTTTCatcaattcttcttttatacTCTTTAGAGCATCATCAGTTGTAGCGGCTATGAGGAGATCATCCACGTACAAAGCAACGATTGAAAAGGACACACTTGATTTCCTTGAATATAAGCAGTATTCGACAGAGTTACGCTTAAAACCTAATCCAATCAAAACTTCATTGATTTTCTGGTTCCAAGCTAAAGGTGCTTGCTTAAGTCCATATAATGACTTATTAAGTTTCAAAACCTTATCTTTGTGCTTTGGATCTTCGTATCCTTCAATTTGCTTCATATAAATTTCTTCGTCTAATTCAGCATTTAAGAACGCCGTAGTAACATCCATTTGATGTACCTGCATCTTGTATTGAGCTGCAATGGCGAGCATGATACGCATTGATTCGTATCTAATAACTGGAGCGAAAGTTGCTTCATAGTCTATACCATGGATTTGACTGAAACCTCTAATAACAACTCGGCCTTTAATTCTTCCATCATCTTTTATGGAAAGTACCCACCTGTTGGAAATCGCTTTTCTTCCCTTTGGAAGATCAACAAGTACATAAGTATTGTTCTCTAAATGAGCATTAATTTCCGCATCACAGGCTTCCTTCCACTTATGTGCGAGTGGAGATTGCATTGCTTCTTTGTAAGTTCTTGGCGACTGCTCGTCCACATCTGCTGTCCGGTACAAGCGCTCTCGTCACTCCAAACGCTTTCTTCCCATCGTTGCTGAACCTACCTCTACTGCTTTAATTCCTATTGACGAAACTGGTTTATCCAGCTCCGACTCAGAGAGGGAAAATGCACAAACTATTTCAGCTCCCAAACCACGACTTAAAGTCCCACGTACATCCAAGGATACACGTGAAATAACATTAGTACCTAATGGTGCTGATAATGGTGGTTTGACTGTTGAAACAATTAGTGTTCAGTATCCAACTGTTGAGGAAGCTGAGTCAGATACTGAAAGTGAATCGCATCTGAATACCCAGAAGATGTTAGAACTTCCATCAGCTAATCTTGTCTCAAGTGGTTTTATTGGTGCTGTTGGACTAGCAGATGTGGACGAGCAGTCGCCAAGAACTTACAAAGAAGCAATGCAATCTCCACTCGCACATAAGTGGAAGGGGAAGTGCCAGGTTGTCAGGGACGACAAGAGGAGTCTCAGAGAGAGGGGGCACCTCAGTCAGTCGAACAACATCCATTGGACCAGAGGTAATCTGAGGAGAATCCATGGGAACATCTAATGAGTCAGCTGGTTCGTCTTCACTAGACGAGGATGACATGTCGAGGTCCGTGGCCTCAGTGTCATCAGAAGTATCCTCAACAAGGGGCTTGCCACTAGGCTGCAGTAAGGAAGGGCTCGAATGAATGGGCCCGGAGCTTATACCACCGGAAACACCACTTGGGGTGTCAGCAATAGGAGGAACGGACTTAATAGGAGTCCTGGGCGAATAATATGTCGTATGTTCGTCAAAACGAACTTGCCGAGCAACAATCACCTTTCGGTGAAGTGGGTCATACATACGATAAGCCTGATGATGCTTATCGTAACCCAACATGACACATTTGCGACTGGTAGGACCGAGTTTGCCAGCGCGAAGGGCTTGGGGAATAACGACATACCCGATAGAGCCAAATGTGCGTAAATGATTTACTCGTGGATGAAAGCCATGCcattatttcttttaacCGCTTTATAATATTCTAGATTGATGATTCTATAAAGCTATCTACTCAGAACTACGTGCGATGTAGTCCATTTATATACTCTACATCAACGGGACTTTCTTCATAGACTTAGGTTGCTATTGCATAGCAACCTAGGTAGCGCCTATTGTCTCTACCATGTGATCGGATATATATGAATCCTCAACATTATTTGCATATGCTACCAATTGCAGTTGGTGACATCATTTGATTCCAACTTTAATATTCCCTACATTTTCCCTGTCATCGCAGGCATTAtaatcaccatcaccaacaCAACAGCTTTTAGAGTTATATCGtttgataaaaaagaaggtaCAAGGCTCTCTTTTGGtataatgaaaacaaagttGAATAAGGTGAaaaactttaaaaaaagagaaagcaaagttgcaaaagataACGCAATTGCAATCACCGCAATCACTATATGAATGTGGAAGAGGTAACATGTAATacaacatttttttctaaaaaaGCCAGAGTCATAAAGCGCTAGAAATTAAATGTCGTGAGAAATCCAGTGCCATGcatatctttttttttcttcttcttcttcttcttcttcttctatgTATACAGATAATGTATACACCTTGATAGATATTGCTATTATTAATACTGATAATGATAAACTCTAGTGTATCACGTGACAGGTAtacacttttttctttaaatcaAAAACAGTGTCTCATGGTCGTGTGCCAAAGATCACTTACTACTAACTAGTGGCCAACTTTATGTGGAGAATAGAACATTGTTCCTAGCACACAGTACCACACTACTAAACTGTAAAGTACCATCTTGAGCAATGGACTAGGCTATCCATAATTAGTACCAAAGTATAGTTGAAAAAAGGACAATTGATCAAAACTGACACTGATATTACTCTTCTTGTAGAGAGTGCAGAATAGGTATTGGTGTGTATTGTTCTTGCCTTGAAAGTTTTGAGTGAAATTACTAacagagacaaaaaaaaaaaataataatattattattattattattaattaaaaaaaaaaaatgggaaacggaaaagaaaaagaaaaagaaaaaattcaGTGGAggaataaagagaaaaacaaaagggaAGTGTGAGTGCGAGTGCgagtgtgagtgtgagtgcaagtgtgtatgtgtgatAATTAATTAATCAGTATCATCAATGCTCTCTCACTCAAAGTCAACGACAATACATCATCCACAGCAACTACGACCAAcctaaacaaaaaaaaacaacaaccataTACACCCACACACCTATTAGAACTAAGCTATAGATACAACATCACACAACCTAAGCAACCCATCTTCTTTCAAATATAAAGCACAACACGATAGAAACACTTCGACCAGAGTTTGTTTCTTACCCTTAatccttttatttttcaccAGTTGTATAATAGTTTGTTCAATTCACTAAAATTCTAGACtatttcatcaacaacattcaataaagaaaaaaaaaaagttgagcTTTCCACATTTCTAATCCGTCTCAAAAAGTCGATTTCTgcatcaaaaaaattaattcaaaaaaagaacaccaatttttgattattttgtttccttttttttttctttttccttttccttattcttattccatttctatttattggttcttttgtttatttgtcaTAATTAGAAAGTTTGACTCACCAATAGTTTAACTTACCAAGCTTTACATCTATctacttatatatataaaaacatttatttatatatatatatatatatatatatatttagaAAACACATAAAAAGCAACAAACAGAGCTTAAACCAGCACTATATTTATCCAACTTTTATTGCCAATGGATCCTGATAGAGACGTACCAATGGAAGACGCAGAAAGATCGCTTGATGATTTCGACTCAATGGACTTTTCAATGTCTCAAAATGCCAACAGCataaacaataataataataacaataataataataccGCATCAACAGGCAAGCGAACAGGAAAAGGTGGGAAAACTTTGTCAGACTCCCTGAAATCTGCTACAACCAGCGCCAATGAACTCTCTGAAAGTTCCAAattgcaactgcaactgcaacaacaacaatcacaacaacaatcggTGCCACAATCTGCAATTGACACACAGTCTGTAAACCAGTTAGACAAATGGATTGAGCAATTGCTGAAATGTGAACCTCTTTCAGAAGCAGACGTGAAAAAATTGTGTGAAATGGCTGTTGATGTATTGCAGGGTGAGGAAAACGTACAACCCGTATCAGTTCCAGTCACAATATGTGGTGATGTTCATGGTCAATTCCACGACTTAATGGAATTGTTCAAAATCGGTGGGCCATGCCCAGATACAAACTATTTATTCATGGGTGATTACGTTGATCGTGGCTATTACTCTGTTGAAACCGTATCATATTTAGTTTGCATGAAGGTGAGGTTCCCCAATAGAATTACCATTCTCAGAGGTAACCACGAATCAAGACAAATTACTCAGGTCTATGGGTTCTATGATGAGTGTTTGAGAAAATATGGCTCTGCCACCGTATGGAAAGTGTTTACTGACTTGTTTGACTATTTCCCAATTACTGCACTTGTCGATAACAAAGTTTTCTGTCTCCATGGTGGATTATCGCCAATGATTGAGACTATTGACCAGGTTCGTGAATTGAACCGGATCCAAGAGGTTCCTCATGAAGGACCCATGTGTGATTTGCTTTGGTCGGATCCAGACGATCGGGGCGGATGGGGTATATCTCCACGTGGTGCGGGTTTCACTTTTGGTCAAGATATCAGTGAACAGTTTAACCATACAAACGATTTGAGTCTTATTGCTAGGGCACATCAATTGGTTATGGAGGGATTTAGTTGGAGTCATCAAGAAAATGTTGTTACTATATTCTCAGCACCTAATTACTGTTATAGATGTGGTAACCAGGCTGCAATTATGGAGGTTGATGAACAACATAATAGAcaatttttgcaatatGATCCAAGTGTTAGACCAGGTGAACCCACAGTCACAAGAAAGACGCCAGACTATTTCTTGTAATGAAGACGGTGCAAACAGGCCAAGCGTTTGGAAAGTAAGGTCTATGAATAAATGGGCGAGAACGAGCAAGAGGAGAAGCAATCAGTGATGATTGCTGCTTATGaattaattttctttttttttttaaaaaaacataatGCTATGTAttacattcttttttaagtTATTGAAGAGAGAGGTTGAGGCTTGATAGGatgagaagaagaagaagaagaaggagagggTAGgcttgtatttgtatttgtattacGCTTTATAATGTCAACATGATTGATTTTTAACTAAAACTTGAAAACTTGTAGCTTTATCCTAAAACCAATGGCATGTTAGAACACTTATTCTTTGAGGAGATGGAAAACAAACCACTTGCTAACTGTCGCATTTTCAGTGTCGTGAAATGGGAATAGTAATTTGCAGACACTCAGGCTCGgttgttttgcttttcctctctctttctctctctctctctctctctccttaACTCTCGcttctcaatttttttttcttttattcacCAACCACAGAGCATGAAAAATACATTAAGTAAGCACCTCTAAAAAGTGCTACCAGTAAAAATATTGAATCCAATTTCTTAGTACTGTCAAGAAcccgtcatcatcattaacaacaaccaacCTCCCACACATCCAACATCCAGCATCCCACACATTCAACATTCAACATCCAACACGATCACCACAGCTACACGTCAATCGCATCAGACAGTAAACCAGAATACGCAATAAACACAGTCTATAGATAATGATGTTGAGGACACAAGTAAGGCTTATGCCCAAAAAGCTTTCTCCCATTACTAAGGGAGCTGCTAGAACCACCACTCTTGCAGcctacaacaacagcaacactaCTACTGGAATCTTTACTGGATCTGCTACCACTCTTCACTCAAGGTCAATTTACACTTCAGTTCTTGAATCTGACATTAACATCACTCCCGCAGGTAAAGTCAACGTTTCTGTTGGTCCAGGTGGCCGTTCATCACGTACTGGATACACCGTGACTGTATTTGGTGCTAGTGGATTCCTTGGTCGTTATTTGGTCTCCAAGTTGGCACGTCATGGTACTACAACCATTGTTCCTTACCGAGACGATATGAAAAAGAGATTCTTGAAAGTTGCCGGAGATTTGGGTGTTGTCAACTTTGTTGAGATTGACGCAAGAAACTTACAGAGTATAGAGGATTCCGTTGCCCACTCTGATGTTGTCATTAATTGTATTGGTGTTGATTACGACACCAAGAATTTCAGTATGGCAGATGTCAATATCGCTTTGGCTGAAAGGATAGCTCGTGCTACTCGTGATGCTGGTGTGCCACGTTTTGTCCATGTTAGTTCATACAATGCTGATCCAAAGAGTGACAGTGTCTTTTACGCAACAAAAGGTATTGGTGAACAAAGAGTTAAGGAAATCATTCCCTCAGCAACAATTGTTCGTCCAGCACAGATGTTTGGTAGAGAAGACAACTTGTTAAACTATCTTGGTCCAAACATTAAGATGTGGACACCTaacaagaaccaaaaagaaatatatcCGGTCTATGTGCTCGATGTTGCTCGTGCCTTGGAAAAGATCACCTATGATGACACAACCATGGGTAAGACTTACGAGTTGTACGGTCCAGAGAAGTTATCATACCATGAAATTAGAACCATGATTCATGGTATCACAGAAAACTTTGCCATGGCAGGTCCTTTCACTTACAACTTTGCCGATTATAACTTGCCCCTTCCAATCGCTAAAGCTATTGCTCAATTGCAACAATTGGTTTGGTGGAAATTGCCAAACCCTGACCAAATGCAAAGACACGTCATTAATCAAAAGATTGATAGTACAGCCGAAACATTCGAAAGCTTGGGTTTGGGTGCACAACAAGACAGAACCAAATTGGCCgatgttttgtttagttATGTGAAGCAATGGAGACATCCATTGATTGCCCAAAAAGGTGGTccaaacaaagaagaattgagacaacaacagcacTTTACCGAATAAGTGATGGAGCTTAGGTTTATAGTATCATAGACAAACTAATACGATGAAGAtgtaaagcaaaagcaaaagcaaaagcaaaagcaaaagcaaaagcaaaagcaaaagcaaaaaaaaaaaaaaaaaaaagaaagaaaattaaagcaaaaacaagaacaagatgAAGTGAAATGCCAGGGGTGTAGAATGTGCTAAAGTAAAAGCTCTTAACAAAGCGATACAGTTTAGAATCTCCTTTTAATTTATGTAGACAAAGAGATGTAATTTATCACACATTGTTAGTAACGTTGTGATTAGCTTTCTTTAACATCcgtaagaaaaaaaaaaagaaagaaaccaaatgaagaaaaaatattttttatcaCCCGTTTTCGCAGATAGCCGAGACAATCTTATCACCCGCACAAGATTTCATTCAATCataaatatgtatatatatatccgTATGTTtgtaagtatatatatatatatatatatgtacgtatgtatatacatatcaATATATTCATTGAAATTCAACACCTCTGACACGAAAAATCGTTTTGATTCGCCAACTGATTAATTCAAAGAGGTTTTGTCCAGTGCCTCAATTGCTCATTATTTATCTGACTTAAAGAAATTACGCTATAATATAATGTACAAGCTTCCATCAATTGAGGAGTTTAAATCACAAAGCCCGGATGTTCAAAAGCAAACACTAGACCAACTCTTTGAGCCTTGTGATAGCTTATCCTGGTTTATTCAGACTTATGTCTTGCATCCACCACATaaccaccatcaccatgGAGAATTCACTACGTATGGCGAGTTCATTGAGGTTGTGCGTAGTGAGCTTCACGGGTTTTTGCACTTGGCAGAATTTGAATCTTCACGAACCCATGGTGAGGTCACACCCATAATCTCGCACATCATTTCTGCACATCCAAGATTAGGTGTGCCTAAAAAGACTGCTAAGCTCAGTGAACACTCTAGTGCtgaacaaaagaatttgGCTGCTGgtgaaggagaagaagcagagaaaatgaaagagtTGTTAATTGAGTTGAACGAAGAATATGAGATTAAGTTTCCTGGATTAAGATATGTTGTATTTGTCAATGGTCGGGGAAGGCCGGAGATAATGGAAGatatgaagaagagaatCAAGCGAGGCGATATCAGtttggaaagaaaggagGCGTTTGACGCGATTTGTGATATCGCCTTGGATAGAGCCGGCAAATTGGGCGCAAAACtataaattaaaagagaATATTGATACATACGTTGCAGGTAATGTTGTAAATGACAAGAAGATATAGACAATacggtttttttttcaagttaGCCacagtaaaaaaaaaaaaaatatgtacAAACTTGTATTTTGTAGATTGGTGGAATGTGAATCTTTGACTAATAAAGGGTGAATATTTCGCGTTTGCTCTACTGAtgctttgagtttggttTCTACTGACGATTTACGGTACAAATCAGAAATCATTATACAGCTCTTTGAAGTGGAAGATACCGACCATCGTGTTCTATATTGCCATATGTGTCAAGCATTCTATCCTAGCCTTGTGTGGCTGCTAAAAATCCAAACCAATAAagtaaatacaaaaaaaaaaaaagaaacaaaaataaagaataaattcataataataataaaaataaagataaaaaatatatttgGTTTTAAATGTGTAATGGAGATTGGGTCATGATTGCACGACCTCGTCTGGGAAAGTTCAACGTTGTTTGCCCTGGAACACATAATCTTTTGTAATTTGATAGCCGCAATATAAACCGAATAGCGACCAATTCAATTTATCTTAAGCATAAGGTTTGACATTACTACATTTAAACTATCTTTAAACAACACACAACACACAACACAcaacacacaaacacacacaccttCCTCccaaccaaaccaaaccaaaccaaaccaattTCCCATcactttttcctttaataCGCACACTAACCACTTACTCCTCTGTTTTTAACTATTCAATTAAGTCAAGATGGTATGTATTTTTAACATTCTCGGAAATAGTTCATTATAAAACTCTCGTCTCCTTTTACTAACTCAAATGTCAAGGCTGGTGTAATGGAAAATGCAAGAAAGCAGATTCAACGACTCAATATAGATGACCAAAAAGAGGGCCAATATGGATCCATCTACTCTGTTTCGGGACCAGTTGTGGTTGCTGAAAACATGATTGGATGTGCCATGTACGAATTGGTCAAGGTTGGTCATGACAACTTAGTCGGAGAAGTCATTAGAATCAATGGTGATAAAGCAACTATACAAGTTTACGAAGAGACAGCTGGTGTTACTGTAGGTGACCCTGTTTTGCGTACCGGTGCTCCTTTGAGTGCCGAGTTGGGACCAGGTTTACTAAACACCATTTATGATGGTATCCAACGTCCATTAAAGGAGATTAAAGACGAAACAAACTCAATTTATATTCCCCGTGGTATTGATGTTCCAGCATTGAGCAAGACAGTACAGTACGACTTTAAGCCTGGCCAATTGAAAGTTGGTGATCACATTACTGGTGGTGATATTTTTGGTTCCGTTTTCGAAAACTCTTTGTTGGATGACCACAAAATCTTGTTACCACCAAGAGCAAGGGGTACCATCACCTCGATTGCAGAGGCTGGTTCTTATACCGTTGAAGACACTGTGTTGGAAGTTGAGTTTGATGGCAAGAAACACAAGTACTCAATGATGCACACTTGGCCAGTGAGGGTCCCAAGACCAGTGGCTGAGAAATTGACTGCTGATTACCCATTGTTGACTGGTCAAAGAGTTTTGGACTCCTTGTTCCCATGTGTCCAAGGTGGTACCACCTGTATCCCTGGTGCTTTTGGATGTGGAAAGACTGTTATTTCCCAATCATTGTCCAAGTACTCCAACTCAGATGTTATTATTTACGTTGGTTGTTTTACCAAGGGTACTCAGGTCATGATGGCCGATGGTAAGGACAAATCAATTGAAGATGTTCAATTGGGTGAATTAGTCATGGGTAAAGATGGTGACGCTAGAAAAGTTGTTGGTTTGCCAAGAGGCTTTGATACAATGTACAAAGTGGAGCAAATTGGCCATGACGACAGCTTAAACTTTACTGTTTCTGCTGACCACAAGcttgttttgaaaacagaacaaagaaTTGAAGTCACTACACGTAAATTTGCTGGTAAAAATTACGCTGCTGTGAACTACTTTGCCATGGgtaaaacaaagaaatcaGCTGGAGGTAAAGATGGTGTTGAAATTGTAAGAGTCAAGAGCAAGGTATTTGCACACCATATTCACGGTAAAGAAGTTGCCGAAAGTAAAGCATTGGAGTTTGCAGCTTCCGTTGATATGTCTGCCATTGAATGGGTGGTTGAAGCTAAAGACTATTACGAGCAAGTTGAAGATACCGTTAAGCAAAACTCGACTCAACTGATCAACCCAGTCTTTTACGAGTCTAATGCAATTGGAAAATGGTTGGCAGATAATGGTGAAACTAAACCTTCCTCAGCTTCCGAGTTGGCATACTTGATGGGTGCCGCTTTTAATGAATCAAGAGAGTCAATTTCCGATGCCgcaacaaatacaaagagAACTTTGGAGAATGTTGAATTCGATGACTTGAAGTCGGTTGATTCTTCTCTTGATTTATCAATGGATGATGGATACGAAACTGATAATACTTCTATCCATTCTGTTaatgagaaagaaagcGTAAATGTTGCTCGTCTTCTTAAGCAAGCTCTTGACCATTTCGGTTTCAGCACTGGCAGTAATAAAGTTATCCCATCAAGTATTGCAGTTGAAAACATTGAAGTAAGAGAGTCCTTTTTAGCTGGTTTTGTTGATGCTTCTCAAACTGAGTTGAAACAAGACTCTGCCATTATCAACATCGGTGCCTCTAACAAGTCCATAATTGCCAACATCGTCAAGTTGGCTCGTTCATTGGGTATCAAGGCAGCTTGTAAGGATGATGGATTAAACAGAATTACTCTTGAAGGGCCAGCTCTTGCAGGGGTTTTGTCCAAATGTTCATCCTCATCTGTTGATGCAAAATCTTTTGCAAGAGATGCTGTTCCATTCAACTTTAATCTTTTGAGATCAGCAAAGGAAGATTACTACGGTATCACACTTAGTGAGACATCAGACCACATGTTCCTTCTCTCGAATTTGGCCCTTGTTCACAACTGTGGTGAGAGAGGTAACGAGATGGCTGAAGTGTTGATGGAGTTCCCTGAATTATATACCGAGATTGacggaagaaaagaaccaatCATGAAGCGTACTACATTGGTTGCCAACACATCCAACATGCCTGTTGCTGCCAGAGAGGCTTCGATTTACACTGGTATCACATTGGCTGAATATTTCAGAGATCAAGGTAAGAATGTTTCCATGATTGCTGACTCCTCGTCACGTTGGGCAGAGGCATTGAGAGAAATCTCTGGTAGATTGGGTGAAATGCCTGCCGACCAAGGTTTCCCAGCTTACTTGGGTGCCAAATTGGCATCTTTTTACGAGAGAGCAGGTAAAGCAACGGCGTTGGGTTCACCAGACAGAGTCGGTTCTGTTTCAGTGGTTGCTGCTGTTTCTCCTGCAGGTGGTGATTTTTCTGATCCTGTTACCACAGCTACTTTGGGTATCACCCAAGTGTTTTGGGGTTTGGACAAAAAACTCGCACAAAGAAAGCATTTCCCTTCGATTAATACATCAGTTTCTTACTCCAAGTATACCAACATTTTGAACAAATACTATGACTCAAATTATGCTGAGTTCCCACAgttgagaaacaaaatcaaggAGATTTTGTCGAATGCTGAGGAATTGGAACAAGTTGTCCAATTAGTTGGTAAATCTGCATTGAGTGACTCTGACAAGATCACATTGGATGTTGCCACCTTGGTTAAGGAGGATTTCTTGCAACAGAATGGTTACTCTACATACGATGCCTTTTGTCCAATCTGGAAG
It includes:
- the PPH21 gene encoding protein phosphatase type 2A: MDPDRDVPMEDAERSLDDFDSMDFSMSQNANSINNNNNNNNNNTASTGKRTGKGGKTLSDSSKSATTSANELSESSKLQSQSQQQQSQQQSVPQSAIDTQSVNQLDKWIEQLSKCEPLSEADVKKLCEMAVDVLQGEENVQPVSVPVTICGDVHGQFHDLMELFKIGGPCPDTNYLFMGDYVDRGYYSVETVSYLVCMKVRFPNRITILRGNHESRQITQVYGFYDECLRKYGSATVWKVFTDLFDYFPITALVDNKVFCLHGGLSPMIETIDQVRELNRIQEVPHEGPMCDLLWSDPDDRGGWGISPRGAGFTFGQDISEQFNHTNDLSLIARAHQLVMEGFSWSHQENVVTIFSAPNYCYRCGNQAAIMEVDEQHNRQFLQYDPSVRPGEPTVTRKTPDYFL
- the EFM5_1 gene encoding Protein-lysine N-methyltransferase efm5 → MMLRTQVRLMPKKLSPITKGAARTTTLAAYNNSNTTTGIFTGSATTLHSRSIYTSVLESDINITPAGKVNVSVGPGGRSSRTGYTVTVFGASGFLGRYLVSKLARHGTTTIVPYRDDMKKRFLKVAGDLGVVNFVEIDARNLQSIEDSVAHSDVVINCIGVDYDTKNFSMADVNIALAERIARATRDAGVPRFVHVSSYNADPKSDSVFYATKGIGEQRVKEIIPSATIVRPAQMFGREDNLLNYLGPNIKMWTPNKNQKEIYPVYVLDVARALEKITYDDTTMGKTYELYGPEKLSYHEIRTMIHGITENFAMAGPFTYNFADYNLPLPIAKAIAQLQQLVWWKLPNPDQMQRHVINQKIDSTAETFESLGLGAQQDRTKLADVLFSYVKQWRHPLIAQKGGPNKEELRQQQHFTE
- the VMA1 gene encoding H(+)-transporting V1 sector ATPase subunit A (BUSCO:EOG09261225; MEROPS:MER0180658), which codes for MAGVMENARKQIQRLNIDDQKEGQYGSIYSVSGPVVVAENMIGCAMYELVKVGHDNLVGEVIRINGDKATIQVYEETAGVTVGDPVLRTGAPLSAELGPGLLNTIYDGIQRPLKEIKDETNSIYIPRGIDVPALSKTVQYDFKPGQLKVGDHITGGDIFGSVFENSLLDDHKILLPPRARGTITSIAEAGSYTVEDTVLEVEFDGKKHKYSMMHTWPVRVPRPVAEKLTADYPLLTGQRVLDSLFPCVQGGTTCIPGAFGCGKTVISQSLSKYSNSDVIIYVGCFTKGTQVMMADGKDKSIEDVQLGELVMGKDGDARKVVGLPRGFDTMYKVEQIGHDDSLNFTVSADHKLVLKTEQRIEVTTRKFAGKNYAAVNYFAMGKTKKSAGGKDGVEIVRVKSKVFAHHIHGKEVAESKALEFAASVDMSAIEWVVEAKDYYEQVEDTVKQNSTQSINPVFYESNAIGKWLADNGETKPSSASELAYLMGAAFNESRESISDAATNTKRTLENVEFDDLKSVDSSLDLSMDDGYETDNTSIHSVNEKESVNVARLLKQALDHFGFSTGSNKVIPSSIAVENIEVRESFLAGFVDASQTELKQDSAIINIGASNKSIIANIVKLARSLGIKAACKDDGLNRITLEGPALAGVLSKCSSSSVDAKSFARDAVPFNFNLLRSAKEDYYGITLSETSDHMFLLSNLALVHNCGERGNEMAEVLMEFPELYTEIDGRKEPIMKRTTLVANTSNMPVAAREASIYTGITLAEYFRDQGKNVSMIADSSSRWAEALREISGRLGEMPADQGFPAYLGAKLASFYERAGKATALGSPDRVGSVSVVAAVSPAGGDFSDPVTTATLGITQVFWGLDKKLAQRKHFPSINTSVSYSKYTNILNKYYDSNYAEFPQLRNKIKEILSNAEELEQVVQLVGKSALSDSDKITLDVATLVKEDFLQQNGYSTYDAFCPIWKTFDMMRAFISYHDEAQKAVANGAQWSKLAEATADVKHAVSSAKFFEPSRGEKEGEKEFNALLTNISEKFAEASE